Proteins co-encoded in one Oreochromis aureus strain Israel breed Guangdong linkage group 3, ZZ_aureus, whole genome shotgun sequence genomic window:
- the LOC120439294 gene encoding uncharacterized protein LOC120439294 isoform X1 has product MEVRAMCIKLLILLCTHYQEVDAVSLRIAPNRLQFFEYESVIFYCEDAVYWEVVYNSKGKINSCSHTNQGKAGSLCIIKSVYPDDSGERWCETKGANRSDSINITVTAGSVILESPPVPVMEGEAVTLRCRNKTASSNFTSNFYKDGAHVHSSATEDMTIQKVSKSDEGLYTCNISGGGQSPESWLSVTESSNEIPSACVTSWKTATISLSALLLLVGLHHLGKCRQGRVSLCQSTKVDVSRSFEDQTVVACSFFPPVSTEVSTVNVVKETYAVVRKSKASLCQSAKEDSLIEDQTEPGPITRMPSACTSQPVSADPFYSVIS; this is encoded by the exons ATGGAGGTCAGAGCTATGTGCATCAAATTAT TGATCCTGCTGTGTACACATTACCAGGAAGTTG atGCAGTTTCTCTTCGTATCGCTCCAAACAGATTGCAGTTCTTTGAATATGAATCAGTGATATTTTACTGTGAGGATGCTGTTTATTGGGAAGTTGTGTATAATTCCAAAGGGAAAATAAACTCATGCAGTCACACCAACCAGGGAAAAGCAGGATCATTGTGCATAATAAAAAGTGTGTATCCAGACGACAGTGGAGAGCGCTGGTGTGAGACTAAAGGAGCAAACAGAAGCGACAGCATCAACATTACTGTTACTG CTGGTTCTGTGATCCTGGAGAGTCCTCCTGTTCCTGTGATGGAGGGTGAAGCTGTGACTCTTCGCTGCAGAAACAAAACTGCTTCCTCCAACTTTACCTCTAATTTTTATAAAGATGGAGCTCATGTTCACAGCAGCGCCACAGAAGACATGACCATCCAAAAAGTTTCAAAGTCAGATGAGGGACTTTACACGTGCAACATCTCAGGAGGGGGACAGTCACCGGAGAGCTGGCTCAGTGTCACAG AAAGTTCCAACGAGATTCCGTCAGCATGTGTCACATCTTGGAAAACTGCCACTATTTCATTGAGTgcgctgttgttgttggtgggaCTGCATCACCTTGGTAAATGTCGCCAGggcagag TGTCACTCTGTCAGTCAACAAAGGTAGATGTCTCTCGCTCATTCGAGGATCAAACAg TCGTtgcatgttctttttttcccccagtttcAACAGAAGTCAGTACAGTGAATGTAGTGAAAGAAACATATGCTGTTGTAAGAAAAAGCAAAG CATCGCTCTGTCAGTCAGCAAAGGAAGATAGTTTGATCGAGGATCAAACAG AACCGGGACCCATCACAAGGATGCCCTCAGCATGTACCAGCCAACCTGTATCAGCAGATCCCTTCTATTCTGTAATATCATAG
- the LOC120439294 gene encoding uncharacterized protein LOC120439294 isoform X2, whose product MEVRAMCIKLLILLCTHYQEVDAVSLRIAPNRLQFFEYESVIFYCEDAVYWEVVYNSKGKINSCSHTNQGKAGSLCIIKSVYPDDSGERWCETKGANRSDSINITVTAGSVILESPPVPVMEGEAVTLRCRNKTASSNFTSNFYKDGAHVHSSATEDMTIQKVSKSDEGLYTCNISGGGQSPESWLSVTESSNEIPSACVTSWKTATISLSALLLLVGLHHLGKCRQGRVSLCQSTKVDVSRSFEDQTVSTEVSTVNVVKETYAVVRKSKASLCQSAKEDSLIEDQTAEPGPITRMPSACTSQPVSADPFYSVIS is encoded by the exons ATGGAGGTCAGAGCTATGTGCATCAAATTAT TGATCCTGCTGTGTACACATTACCAGGAAGTTG atGCAGTTTCTCTTCGTATCGCTCCAAACAGATTGCAGTTCTTTGAATATGAATCAGTGATATTTTACTGTGAGGATGCTGTTTATTGGGAAGTTGTGTATAATTCCAAAGGGAAAATAAACTCATGCAGTCACACCAACCAGGGAAAAGCAGGATCATTGTGCATAATAAAAAGTGTGTATCCAGACGACAGTGGAGAGCGCTGGTGTGAGACTAAAGGAGCAAACAGAAGCGACAGCATCAACATTACTGTTACTG CTGGTTCTGTGATCCTGGAGAGTCCTCCTGTTCCTGTGATGGAGGGTGAAGCTGTGACTCTTCGCTGCAGAAACAAAACTGCTTCCTCCAACTTTACCTCTAATTTTTATAAAGATGGAGCTCATGTTCACAGCAGCGCCACAGAAGACATGACCATCCAAAAAGTTTCAAAGTCAGATGAGGGACTTTACACGTGCAACATCTCAGGAGGGGGACAGTCACCGGAGAGCTGGCTCAGTGTCACAG AAAGTTCCAACGAGATTCCGTCAGCATGTGTCACATCTTGGAAAACTGCCACTATTTCATTGAGTgcgctgttgttgttggtgggaCTGCATCACCTTGGTAAATGTCGCCAGggcagag TGTCACTCTGTCAGTCAACAAAGGTAGATGTCTCTCGCTCATTCGAGGATCAAACAg tttcAACAGAAGTCAGTACAGTGAATGTAGTGAAAGAAACATATGCTGTTGTAAGAAAAAGCAAAG CATCGCTCTGTCAGTCAGCAAAGGAAGATAGTTTGATCGAGGATCAAACAG CAGAACCGGGACCCATCACAAGGATGCCCTCAGCATGTACCAGCCAACCTGTATCAGCAGATCCCTTCTATTCTGTAATATCATAG